The Podospora pseudocomata strain CBS 415.72m chromosome 1 map unlocalized CBS415.72m_1, whole genome shotgun sequence genome has a segment encoding these proteins:
- the SME1 gene encoding mRNA splicing protein sme1 (COG:A; EggNog:ENOG503P5RR; BUSCO:EOG09265NHW), whose translation MTGRGGGGGRRVLLPPINFLFKLLQQRTPVQIWLYEQLSIRIIGIIRGFDEFMNLVIDDAVEVKQISKTNDTETRRNLGQILLKGDNVSLIQSYSG comes from the exons ATGactggaagaggaggaggtggtggtcgccgGGTTCTGCTCCCACCAATCAACTTTCTTTTCAAACTCCTGCAGCAGAGAACACCAGTCCAAATCTGGCTCTACGAGCAGCTCTCGATCCGCATCATTGGCATTATCCGT GGCTTCGACGAATTCATGAACCTGGTT ATCGACGATGCCGTGGAGGTCAAACAAATCTCCAAGACGAATGACacagaaacaagaagaaattTGGGG CAAATTCTCCTTAAGGGCGACAATGTGTCCCTCATCCAGAGCTATTCAGGGTGA
- the MTR10 gene encoding Nuclear import receptor (COG:U; EggNog:ENOG503NUD3; BUSCO:EOG09260Z5E), whose protein sequence is MASNGVEDAFAVGSVLQAMLTMRSGDNDKKKQAADYLAKFQKSKAAWTTTISILQSSTEAEAQLFAATTLKGKITYDLATQVSEGDLPALRSQILLLLKKYAPGPKPVRVQLCVCLAILAIQMQTWKDVLPTVVSTLGNDVTSHACILDFLRVLPEEVTEGRKITLSEEELSQRTSELLGDNAEQVVQLLINYAQSSPAAATNPQLFDCISSWLREVPVGVVVSSPLMSAVLHGVANDNSLLAAADCLTVICRETKEVDDNRDTIALLLPRLLELRPRIQALVDEDDTEGFKAITRVFAEAGESWALLVARDPQHFRPIVDCLLECCARDKEKDVLHYTFNFWYELKQYLTLDHYMEARVQLVDVFAQLVDILLKQLEYPASDDPNNVDLFDGDREQEEKFREFRHHMGDTLKDSCEVMGVSACLTKVYDAIKLWQEKFGGLATPTSVPHWQSLEAPLFAMRAMGRMVDNGDSSVLPQIFPLLVQIPVSNEKLRFAAIMVFGRYTEWTAAHPEFLESQFQYIVSSFQADSQEILRAAAQSFKYFCTDCKTLLSPQVIQLQAFYDGILDKLPMPSKEEVTEGVAVVLGVQKPEEIYRLLKLYCDPLINRLMVKANQATDEKSKVDLADHINLLTNFAQYVVPYIPSDQENPAVKYWQEVFPILSTILDNFITFIPICERVCRCWRNMVISYRTAITPLLGPLANKLAEGFAASKQGCFLWATSAVLREFSEDREHVEDGITNDIYVFFEAQATNVLRTMSDIKPIDLPDVIEDFYRLLIDALLYYPTKLIPSPLFTPIFQAAISALSLEKQEPVSAALHYIRDLLTYGGPNPATSSDALGTAGAQLRQIVKQLLLEQGGALIKQTMAGMMFTFPSDCFADGSGVLLHMFQLLPQETATWVESTIRMLPAGTVTPVEANRLLSKIKEKLSGSDSDRRQIRILMQDFTNTYRRRYVAPRDGLGQLEATQFHFSG, encoded by the exons ATGGCTTCAAATGGCGTGGAGGACGCTTTTGCCGTCGGCAGTGTGCTGCAGGCCATGCTGACCATGCGGAGCGGGGATAAtgacaagaaaaagcagGCCGCCGATTATCTGGCCAAGTTCCAGAAGTCT AAAGCCGCctggacaacaacaatctCGATACTTCAGAGCTCGACCGAGGCCGAAGCACAGCTCTTCGCGGCAACAACCCTGAAGGGCAAG ATCACATATGACCTCGCAACTCAGGTGTCCGAGGGCGACCTCCCAGCCCTGCGCAGCCAGATCCTATTGCTGCTCAAGAAATATGCGCCCGGCCCTAAGCCGGTGCGGGTTCAGCTTTGTGTCTGCCTCGCAATCTTGGCGATCCAGATGCAGACATGGAAGGATGTTTTGCCCACCGTTGTATCAACTCTTGGGAACGACGTCACAAGCCACGCCTGCATCCTGGATTTCCTCCGTGTCCTTCCAGAAGAAGTCACGGAAGGACGGAAAATCACCCTCTCT gaagaagaactCTCCCAGAGGACATCGGAACTGCTGGGGGACAATGCTGAGCAGGTGGTGCAACTGCTTATCAACTATGCACAGTCTTCTC CTGCTGCGGCTACCAACCCTCAACTTTTCGACTGCATCAGCTCATGGTTGCGTGAGGTGCCCGTGGGTGTTGTGGTCAGCTCTCCTCTCATGAGTGCGGTTTTACATGGAGTGGCCAACGACAACTCGcttttggctgctgctgactgCCTTACTGTGATTTGCCGAGAGacgaaggaggtggatgacAACCGCGATACGattgccctcctccttccgAGGCTTCTTGAGCTCAGGCCACGCATTCAGGCTCtcgtcgacgaggacgataCCGAGGGATTCAAGGCGATCACCCGCGTCTTCGCCGAGGCTGGTGAGTCTTGGGCCTTGCTGGTTGCTCGCGACCCTCAACACTTCCGCCCTATTGTGGACTGCCTTCTTGAATGTTGCGCCAgagacaaggagaaggacgtGCTCCACTATACCTTCAACTTTTGGTACGAACTCAAGCAGTACCTGACTTTGGACCATTACATGGAGGCTCGGGTGCAGCTCGTGGACGTCTTTGCCCAGCTGGTCGACATCCTGTTGAAACAGCTCGAGTATCCAGCATCGGACGACCCCAACAATGTTGACCTCTTCGACGGCGATCGTgagcaagaggagaaatTCAGAGAGTTCCGCCATCATATGGGAGATACGCTGAAAGATTCCTgcgaggtgatgggggtcTCGGCATGCCTTACCAAGGTCTACGACGCCATCAAATTGTGGCAGGAGAAGTTTGGAGGCCTTGCCACTCCCACTTCCGTTCCCCACTGGCAATCGTTGGAGGCACCCCTTTTTGCCATGCGTGCTATGGGACGGATGGTGGATAATGGTGACAGTTCTGTCCTTCCCCAAATCTTCCCGCTTTTGGTGCAGATCCCCGTGAGCAACGAGAAGCTTCGATTCGCGGCCATCATGGTTTTTGGCCGCTATACCGAATGGACTGCGGCCCATCCGGAGTTTCTCGAGTCTCAATTCCAGTATATCGTTTCTTCCTTTCAAGCTGACTCGCAGGAGATTCTGCGCGCTGCGGCTCAGTCTTTCAAGTACTTTTGCACTGATTGTAAGACCCTGCTCAGCCCGCAGGTGATCCAGCTGCAGGCTTTTTACGACGGCATCCTTGACAAGCTTCCTATGCCtagcaaggaggaggttaCTGAGGGCGTCGCTGTCGTCCTTGGTGTTCAAAAGCCAGAGGAAATTTACCGCTTGCTCAAGCTGTACTGCGACCCCTTGATCAACCGGCTGATGGTCAAGGCCAACCAAGCAACGGACGAGAAATCCAAGGTTGATCTTGCTG AtcacatcaacctccttACTAACTTTGCACAATACGTGGTGCCATATATTCCCAGTGACCAGGAGAATCCTGCGGTCAAGTACTGGCAAGAGGTGTTCCCGATTCTGTCAACCATCCTGGATAACTTCATCACGTTCATCCCAATCTGCGAGCGTGTgtgccggtgctggcggAACATGGTGATTTCTTACAGAACCGCCATCACCCCTCTTCTCGGACCATTGGCCAACAAGTTGGCTGAAGGGTTTGCCGCATCGAAGCAAGGGTGCTTCCTCTGGGCCACCAGTGCAGTCTTGAGGGAGTTTTCAGAGGACAGAGAACACGTCGAAGATGGCATTACTAACGACATCTATGTCTTCTTCGAGGCGCAGGCGACAAATGTTCTCCGCACTATGAGCGATATTAAGCCTATCGATCTCCCAGATGTCATTGAGGACTTTTACCGCCTGCTCATCGACGCCCTTCTTTATTATCCCACCAAACTTATTCCCTCTCCGCTCTTCACCCCTATCTTTCAGGCTGCTATTTCGGCTTTATCCctggagaagcaggagcCCGTTTCGGCAGCCCTTCACTACATCCGCGATCTCCTCACATACGGTGGGCCAAACCCAGCCACTTCCAGTGATGCCCTTGGAACAGCCGGCGCCCAGCTTCGCCAGATTGTCAAACAACTCCTGCTCGAGCAGGGCGGAGCGCTGATCAAACAGACCATGGCGGGCATGATGTTCACCTTCCCCAGCGACTGTTTCGCCGATGGTAGCGGCGTCTTGCTGCACATGTTCCAGCTCCTTCCTCAGGAGACAGCTACGTGGGTTGAGAGCACCATCCGAATGCTTCCCGCGGGAACCGTCACGCCCGTGGAAGCCAACCGCCTTCTCAGCAAGATTAAGGAGAAACTCAGCGGATCAGATTCCGACCGGAGACAGATCCGTATTCTGATGCAGGACTTTACCAACACATACCGCCGCCGGTATGTGGCGCCTCGGGATGGTCTAGGACAGTTGGAGGCGACCCAGTTCCACTTCTCTGGGTAG
- a CDS encoding uncharacterized protein (EggNog:ENOG503NVZJ) produces the protein MMESAALTKAHDHARAASIATQTSDTTVAVTEHAQAAGEFAKAAKGTTSIEALRMLSLLEQHHKRLSELLKLPLGLPSQNSIDSDIAEADEKDSTDHDDAKTTTSSKASAAAPGSAHATKPIPTLSHQRYPGRNLSSSIANNLASARGIRSKYPSQPLTPSVSNDQAPGSLEVHPRREGSTRGSKTPDSLDHSRKPGWVPPVIAEVASHEPNKVEQNTGSSTPSEEGFSRFYSTFGTLINRLSAPLAFAGLPLISEESSVTSDQTSPVRPSEPTPPRKRQWTAHPPTTTTATTEPDLKKIYSRAALRSLPRDPSAADSFYFVPTSGHTVSYASILHHETKERRRLAASIHRDPNSLEDDDEDDFVDAQEIQIPPQLASRRPPSLLSSHSGKSRATNEKDHLKNVVEELQLENASLKDALDRVSKRLHAFELNSQSSHLALAQSLRLQRPGSPMSASSGGGYGHLPPGGGSGEEAALKKRNAELEEQLAELTKRMVAREKDYDRLEQTVEKYRDRWEKLKAGAKARREAQSGPSTAGAGTAGDRGEGAVNVSKR, from the exons ATGATGGAGTCCGCCGCGCTCACAAAG GCACACGACCATGCCCGCGCTGCATCCATCGCTACACAAACATCCGACACCACTGTTGCCGTTACGGAACATGCGCAGGCTGCTGGCGAGTTCGCTAAAGCGGCTAAGGGGACGACGAGCATCGAGGCTTTGCGCATGCTGAGCTTATTGGAGCAACACCATAAGCGGCTGTCCGAGTTGCTGAAGTTACCCCTAGGACTCCCCAGCCAGAATAGTATCGACAGCGATATTGCCGAGGCAGACGAGAAAGATTCTACAGATCACGACGATGCCAAAACTACAACATCTTCCAAGGcttcagctgctgctcctggaTCTGCCCATGCGACAAAGCCCATCCCCACGCTGTCTCATCAACGGTACCCTGGGCGAAATCTGTCATCCTCCATAGCAAACAACTTGGCATCCGCTCGAGGAATTCGATCAAAGTATCCCAGCCAGCCTCTGACACCCAGCGTTTCCAACGACCAGGCTCCTGGAAGTTTGGAAGTGCATCCCCGCAGGGAGGGCTCCACGAGAGGCTCCAAAACCCCGGATTCTCTGGACCACTCACGCAAGCCAGGCTGGGTTCCCCCTGTCATTGCAGAGGTTGCATCTCATGAGCCCAACAAGGTCGAACAGAATACCGGCAGTTCGACCCCTAGCGAGGAGGGCTTCTCCAGGTTTTATAGCACATTTGGCACTTTGATCAATCGTCTCTCCGCGCCCCTCGCCTTCGCCGGGCTGCCATTAATCTCGGAGGAGTCATCAGTCACCTCTGATCAGACCAGCCCCGTCCGCCCCTCagaacccacccctccacgaAAGCGCCAATGGACCGCGCATCccccaacgacgacaaccgcTACCACCGAACCTGATCTCAAAAAGATATACTCCCGCGCGGCCCTCCGATCCCTCCCTCGAGACCCGAGCGCTGCCGACTCTTTTTATTTTGTCCCTACGAGCGGGCATACCGTATCTTACGCTAGCATCCTTCATCATGAAACGAAAGAACGTCGTCGTCTTGCAGCCTCCATACACCGCGATCCCAACAGCCtagaggatgacgacgaagacgacttTGTTGACGCACAAGAGATCCAGATACCTCCTCAACTTGCCTCTCGCAGACCACCGTCTCTACTATCATCACACTCGGGCAAATCTCGGGCAACAAACGAAAAAGACCATCTTAAAAATGTTGTCGAGGAGCTCCAACTCGAGAACGCTTCGCTCAAGGACGCCCTGGATAGAGTGAGCAAACGTCTACACGCGTTCGAACTCAACAGCCAGAGTTCCCACCTGGCGTTGGCACAAAGCTTACGGTTGCAAAGACCCGGATCGCCAATGAGTGCTTCGAGCGGTGGTGGGTACGGACATTTGCCCCCAGGTGGAGGTTCAGGAGAGGAAGCGGctctgaagaagaggaacgcggagttggaggagcagctgGCTGAGCTGACAAAGAGGATGGTGGCCAGGGAGAAAGATTATGACAGGCTAGAGCAGACAGTAGAGAAATACAGAGATAGGTGGGAGAAATTGAAAGCTGGGGccaaggcgaggagggaggcgcaAAGTGGTCCTTCGACTGCTGGAGCTGGTACTGCCGGCGATagaggagagggggcggTAAATGTGTCTAAAAGATGA
- a CDS encoding uncharacterized protein (COG:H; EggNog:ENOG503P30J; BUSCO:EOG09264PMA), protein MPEGAVTDEFAMASLNAAKQQLRTAMKHKLQAMTPESVLSQSLVVFNKLKTFPPFVMAKRVSVFLSMPGGEIQTDAIVRHALASGKEVFVPYLHKNPATSPALPVRVMDMVRLKDLADYEGLTPDRWGIPSINPATVHERQRVFGGPDAQHSQSTLLDLILMPGVAFDIDPNNGAIRRLGHGKGFYDYFLSRHSAKSAELGQQESPVLLYGLALSEQFLSPSEGAVPVGPFDQPLDGLILGNGEIKSPPAAK, encoded by the exons ATGCCCGAAGGCGCAGTAACAGATGAATTTGCGATGGCGTccctcaacgccgccaaGCAACAACTTCGGACGGCTATGAAGCACAAGCTCCAGGCCATGACTCCCGAGTCTGTTCTCTCACAGA GCTTGGTCGTGTTCAACAAACTCAAAACCTTTCCGCCGTTTGTCATGGCCAAACGAGTCAGTGTCTTTCTGTCCATGCCAGGCGGCGAAATTCAGACAGACGCCATCGTCAGACACGCTTTAGCCTCCGGAAAGGAAGTTTTCGTGCCCTACCTTCATAAAAACCCAGCCAcatctccagctcttccCGTGCGGGTCATGGATATGGTGCGTCTTAAAGACTTGGCAGATTATGAAGGCCTGACGCCAGACAGATGGGGCATCCCAAGCATCAACCCAGCCACCGTACACGAGAGACAGAGAGTCTTTGGTGGCCCGGACGCCCAGCACTCGCAGAGCACTCTGCTCGACCTCATTCTCATGCCGGGGGTTGCATTTGACATCGATCCTAACAACGGCGCCATCAGGCGGCTTGGGCATGGCAAAGGGTTTTATGACTATTTCTTGAGCCGACACAGCGCAAAGTCGGCTGAGCTAGGGCAACAAGAGTCTCCTGTATTGCTATATGGCTTAGCCCTGTCTGAACAGTTCCTGTCTCCGTCCGAGGGGGCAGTACCTGTTGGTCCTTTTGATCAACCTCTGGACGGGCTCATTCTCGGGAATGGCGAGATCAAAAGCCCTCCAGCTGCAAAATAA
- a CDS encoding uncharacterized protein (EggNog:ENOG503Q4MK; COG:D; COG:K; COG:L) — protein MTMAHMKNPLATPDQIFHRSSLDSPPTELRDAIFFSAQCLTQAAGILLQLPQSVTAQANVLLARFWLIEPIMSHEFSDVSAATLYTVAKIGPCPCTPRDLSNVYAYLLSSSSTFLSPPGNNPPKNIPDDYYQSETSYQAFHSRILSLEHLILCSLSFDTTVSLPHPLAITYLQSMDFLYVPKEKITRRVVEYLNTALLSPQLLCLTTQPNGLAVAAIYNAAKDLGAKMPECEWWEVFDVDREDLGFLVVGMRSLEGWVGGMMGEEGVLGKKKRGGMITRKEVRDILGGDRPPQEEEEDPEVVMARRMDEKMREIEADAA, from the exons ATGACCATGGCGCACATGAAGAATCCTCTCGCAACACCCGATCAAATATTTCACCGAAGCTCATTGGACTCGCCCCCTACCGAACTTCGAGATGCGATATTTTTCTCGGCCCAGTGCCTCACCCAAGCAGCTGGCatcctccttcagctccccCAGTCCGTCACCGCGCAAGCCAATGTCCTCTTGGCGCGCTTCTGGCTTATAGAACCAATTATGTCACATGAGTTCAGC GACGTATCAGCAGCTACTCTCTACACGGTCGCCAAAATCGGTCCCTGCCCTTGCACGCCCAGGGATCTATCCAACGTCTATGCCTACCTCCTCTCGAGCTCTTCCACGTTCCTATCTCCTCCTGGCAATAACCCACCGAAGAACATCCCAGATGACTACTACCAATCCGAAACCTCCTACCAGGCTTTCCACTCGCGGATCCTGTCGCTGGAGCACCTCATCCTGTGTTCGTTGTCGTTCGACACGACGGTGTCGTTGCCGCATCCTCTCGCGATTACATACCTCCAGTCAATGGACTTTTTGTATGtccccaaggagaagatcaCAAGGAGGGTGGTCGAGTATTTGAATACTGCTTTGCTGTCACCGCAGTTGTTGTGCCTGACTACTCAACCCAATGGACTAGCAGTGGCGGCGATTTACAATGCGGCGAAGGATTTGGGGGCCAAGATGCCGGAGTgtgagtggtgggaggtATTTGATGTGGATAGAGAGGATCTGGGGttcttggtggttgggaTGAGAAGTTTGgaagggtgggttgggggtatgatgggggaggaaggggtgctggggaaaaagaaaaggggggggatgataaCGAGAAAGGAGGTGAGAGATATATTGGGGGGGGACAGGCCgccgcaggaggaggaggaggatccaGAAGTTgtgatggcgaggaggatggatgaGAAGATGAGGGAGATTGAGGCGGATGCCGCGTGA
- a CDS encoding uncharacterized protein (COG:T; EggNog:ENOG503NUA6), with translation MSSSGGRQGPLAPAPADKPDAPDLQSIPLQTLVPGSAAEREGKGPAPSPASQFSIHSPSIHNHARESDQSQVTLLPADSHGSRSRFTTNTPTAADESDSDSDSDTYSEPVSASGFGYDDFDENEFHELENFSQQPAPMTQDVPPLRSTAGFQSPSYGSITPRGSNESIPDPEVEGSAAHQRQESSGYGSRRSTRDFESRRRRTSSQARSLSVTMRKSSRQSLGSSTTVGGLEGRFGTTETSLLNDLTENHTATADEMDDDDSRSYIFESEIDEGDENDPPDNSPYAQVRASVAPTDNTSLSINTPRMWALSILFSFLGSSTNLFFSLRYPSVAITPVIALLLVHPLGLLWDYLLKRSGDPPDEYVDGFRSENASIYSSEYPSPHIIPWERRGVLDKIRLWLSQGRWNEKEHSCVYVSSNVSFGFAFATDVIVEQTQFYKQEASITYQILLTLSTQILGYTFAGLTRRFLVRPSGMIWPGTLMSAAMFTTLHKEENKEANGWRISRWKFFYAVWFGAFGFYFLPGLLMPALSYFNVITWFAPKNVVVANLFGVVSGLGLFPMTFDWAQIAYIGSPLLTPFWAAMNVVGGLVIVMWIIAPIAYYSNWLYSSYMPILSAAVFDNTGSVYDVGRVLTKDFLFDREAYSNYSRVFLPITYVLSYGVQFAGLAALITHTVCWHGKDIWRQWKRSVEEASAETKGTYEPVAGVHEDRPRRGSGRGRVPATEPARSSLSIDNLMTREDVHNRLMKRYKDAPMLWYLITFVSMTAVGIFIVEYYPIHLPWYGLLLALGICSVLFIPIGIIMAVTNQHSSIYLICQLVAGALFPGRPVANMVFVTYGYISSAQGIKFAADLKLGHYMKIPPRILFAVQMVATIVSSLTQIGVLNWMFVNVPGICTPQAINGFTCPIARVHFNGSILWGVVGPSEFFGPNATYRPLVWAFAVGGILPIPLWLYARKRKDSIVRKINLPVLFGSLGWIPPATGLNFSVWAVVCYVFNYLIKNRAGAWWAKYTMTMSAALDSGLAFGIVVVFFGFIYPGWMKDFSWWGTEVYKQGCDWQACSYLEVPDGGRFGPDRW, from the exons ATGTCGTCGTCAGGTGGCAGGCAAGGTCCATTGgccccagcaccagcagaCAAACCAGACGCGCCAGATTTACAATCCATCCCACTCCAAACTCTAGTGCCGGGTTCCGCTGCTGAGagagaaggcaaaggccCCGCGCCGTCGCCGGCCTCTCAGTTTTCCATCCACAGCCCCTCCATTCACAACCACGCCAGGGAATCAGATCAAAGCCAGGTCACTCTCCTCCCTGCAGATTCCCATGGCAGCAGATCCAGATTTACGACGAATACGCCTACCGCTGCTGACGAgagcgacagcgacagcgacagcgacaccTACAGCGAGCCTGTCTCAGCATCTGGTTTTGGATACGACGATTTTGACGAAAACGAATTTCACGAACTTGAAAACTTCAGCCAACAACCGGCACCCATGACGCAGGACGTGCCCCCGCTCCGCTCGACGGCGGGCTTTCAGAGCCCCTCGTACGGCTCCATTACACCAAGAGGATCCAATGAGTCTATACCCGATCCTGAAGTTGAGGGCAGCGCTGCGCACCAAAGACAAGAGTCTTCTGGATATGGTAGCAGACGATCGACACGCGATTTTGAGTCGCGGCGACGGCGCACCAGCTCCCAAGCTAGGTCGCTGTCGGTGACTATGAGAAAGTCGTCGCGCCAGTCGCTGGGAAGCTCGACTACTGTTGGAGGACTGGAAGGCCGATTTGGAACCACCGAGACGTCGCTGTTGAATGATTTGACGGAGAATCATACGGCAACGGCGGATGAGATGGACGATGACGATTCGAGATCCTATATCTTCGAGTCGGAGattgatgagggtgatgagaacGACCCCCCAGACAACTCTCCTTATGCCCAAGTCAGGGCTTCCGTTGCGCCGACCGACAACACAAGTCTTTCCATCAACACACCACGTATGTGGGCTTTGTCCATacttttttcctttctcgGATCTTCTACCAACTTGTTTTTCTCCTTAAGATACCCCAGTGTTGCCATCACACCCGTCATCGCATTGCTACTTGTACATCCCCTCGGTCTCTTGTGGGACTATCTTTTAAAACGGTCTGGCGATCCACCGGATGAGTACGTCGATGGCTTTCGAAGCGAGAATGCCTCCATATATTCATCCGAGTATCCGTCACCACACATCATTCCATGGGAGCGAAGAGGCGTATTGGACAAGATTCGGCTTTGGCTTTCTCAGGGTCGTTGGAACGAAAAGGAGCACAGCTGCGTCTATGTCAGCAGCAACGTATCGTTTGGATTTGCTTTTGCAACAGACGTCATCGTTGAGCAAACGCAGTTCTACAAGCAGGAGGCCAGCATCACCTAtcaaatcctcctcaccctttCAACCCAAATTTTGGGCTACACGTTTGCCGGGCTCACACGGCGATTTTTGGTTCGACCAAGCGGCATGATTTGGCCCGGGACGCTTATGTCAGCAGCCATGTTTACGACGCTCCATAAGGAGGAGAATAAGGAGGCCAATGGCTGGCGGATTAGCAGATGGAAGTTCTTTTATGCCGTCTGGTTTGGTGCCTTTGGCTTTTATTTCCTTCCTGGGCTCCTGATGCCAGCCCTAAGCTACTTCAACGTCATCACGTGGTTTGCCCCCAAGAATGTGGTGGTTGCCAACCTGTTTGGCGTTGTGTCAGGTCTGGGACTGTTTCCCATGACATTTGATTGGGCTCAGATTGCCTACATCGGGTCACCTCTGCTTACCCCGTTCTGGGCAGCCATGAATGTGGTCGGCGGCTTGGTGATTGTGATGTGGATCATCGCACCAATTGCGTACTACAGCAACTGGTTGTACTCTTCATACATGCCGATTCTGTCAGCAGCCGTGTTCGACAACACTGGTAGCGTTTACGACGTTGGCAGAGTTCTTACCAAAGACTTTCTGTTCGACAGGGAGGCTTATTCAAATTATAGTAGGGTGTTTCTGCCCATCACCTATGTGCTTAGCTACGGCGTTCAGTTTGCCGGGCTTGCAGCCCTCATCACACACACGGTCTGCTGGCATGGAAAGGATATCTGGAGACAATGGAAGCGGTCAGTTGAGGAGGCTTCGGCGGAAACCAAAGGCACCTACGAGCCTGTGGCCGGTGTGCACGAGGACCGACCCCGGAGGGGATCCGGCCGTGGTCGGGTACCAGCAACGGAACCAGCCAGGTCGTCTCTAAGTATCGACAACCTCATGACTCGAGAGGATGTTCACAACCGCCTGATGAAGAGATACAAAGATGCCCCCATGCTTTGGTACTTGATAACGTTTGTGTCGATGACCGCCGTGGGTATCTTTATTGTTGAATA CTACCCTATCCACCTTCCCTGGTacggcctcctccttgccctgGGCATTTGCAGcgtcctcttcatccccaTTGGGATCATTATGGCTGTCACCAACCAGCACAGCAGTATTTATCTAATCTGCCAGCTCGTCGCCGGCGCACTCTTTCCCGGCCGTCCGGTAGCCAACATGGTTTTTGTAACCTACGGTTACATCTCCTCGGCTCAGGGCATCAAGTTTGCTGCTGATCTCAAGCTTGGCCACTACATGAAAATCCCACCCCGGATATTGTTCGCTGTCCAGATGGTTGCCACTATTGTGTCCTCGTTGACTCAAATCGGCGTTCTCAACTGGATGTTTGTCAACGTACCTGGGATTTGCACCCCGCAGGCAATCAACGGGTTCACCTGCCCAATCGCACGAGTGCACTTCAACGGGTCGATTCTCTGGGGCGTGGTAGGGCCGTCGGAATTCTTTGGACCTAACGCCACATATCGGCCATTGGTTTGGGCATTTGCCGTCGGTGGGATTTTGCCTATTCCGCTGTGGCTATACGCACGCAAGAGAAAGGACTCCATCGTTCGCAAGATCAATCTTCCGGTCTTGTTTGGATCACTCGGATGGATTCCCCCGGCGACGGGCTTGAACTTCTCGGTTTGGGCTGTGGTGTGCTACGTGTTCAATTACCTCATCAAGAACCGAGCCGGAGCCTGGTGGGCGAAATATACCATGACGATGAGCGCCGCTCTGGATTCTGGCCTTGCCTTTGGGATAGTGGTGGTGTTCTTTGGTTTCATCTATCCGGGCTGGATGAAGGACTTCTCTTGGTGGGGAACAGAGGTGTACAAGCAGGGCTGTGACTGGCAGGCTTGCAGCTATTTGGAGGTGCCTGATGGAGGCAGGTTCGGGCCTGATAGATGGTAA